The following coding sequences are from one Petrotoga sibirica DSM 13575 window:
- a CDS encoding acetylornithine transaminase, with protein MTISEDTKYLMNTYSRFPITLVRGKGIKVWDENGKEYLDFVAGIAVNALGHSHPVVVEAVKSQVDKLVHVSNLYWNINQIQLAKMICEKSFGKSVFFCNSGTEANEAAIKLARKYGNTKYNGRRYKIITAKNSFHGRTYGALAATAQPKYHKNFEPLLEGFESVEYNDINSLKSAIDENTCAVMLEVIQGEGGINEAEDKYLQQVRKLCDENELLLIFDEVQTGIGRTGKLFSYEHSGVVPDVMTLAKALGGGFPIGVLVVNEKADVFTPGDHGSTFGGNPLACAVGIAVMKNVAQESFLNTVKKNGEFFKSQLLAMKERHSIIDKVKGKGLMIGVKLDIEDGSDIVKKAMEKGLLINLLNHNVLRFVPPLIITKDEIAKGMNILEEVFLEMGY; from the coding sequence ATGACAATCTCTGAAGATACAAAGTATTTAATGAATACTTATTCAAGATTTCCTATAACTTTAGTTCGAGGGAAAGGTATAAAGGTTTGGGATGAAAACGGTAAAGAGTACCTAGATTTTGTAGCTGGGATCGCTGTTAATGCTTTGGGCCATTCTCACCCTGTAGTTGTAGAAGCTGTAAAATCTCAAGTTGACAAATTAGTTCATGTTTCTAACCTATATTGGAATATCAATCAAATACAGTTAGCCAAGATGATTTGCGAAAAATCGTTTGGGAAAAGTGTTTTCTTTTGTAACAGCGGAACTGAAGCGAACGAAGCTGCAATTAAGTTGGCAAGAAAATATGGAAATACTAAATACAATGGGCGAAGATACAAAATCATAACTGCAAAGAACTCATTTCATGGAAGAACCTACGGTGCATTGGCGGCAACAGCCCAGCCAAAATATCACAAGAACTTCGAGCCTCTTTTGGAAGGATTTGAAAGCGTAGAGTACAACGACATAAATTCATTAAAGTCGGCCATTGATGAAAATACATGTGCTGTAATGTTAGAAGTTATTCAAGGTGAAGGGGGAATAAACGAAGCAGAAGATAAATATCTTCAACAAGTTAGAAAACTTTGTGATGAGAACGAGCTTCTTTTGATTTTTGACGAAGTTCAAACAGGGATAGGAAGAACTGGAAAACTTTTTAGTTATGAACATTCTGGAGTGGTACCCGATGTTATGACTCTTGCCAAAGCCTTAGGTGGTGGTTTCCCCATCGGTGTGCTTGTTGTGAATGAAAAAGCTGACGTATTTACACCAGGGGATCATGGATCGACATTTGGTGGCAACCCGTTAGCCTGTGCAGTTGGCATAGCTGTTATGAAAAACGTTGCACAAGAATCTTTTCTGAATACTGTGAAGAAAAATGGTGAATTTTTCAAAAGTCAATTATTAGCAATGAAGGAAAGACATTCGATAATTGATAAGGTTAAGGGAAAAGGTTTGATGATTGGAGTCAAGTTAGACATAGAAGATGGCAGTGATATAGTAAAAAAAGCTATGGAAAAAGGACTTTTGATAAATCTTTTAAACCACAATGTCTTAAGATTCGTTCCTCCTCTTATAATCACAAAAGATGAGATAGCCAAGGGTATGAATATTCTCGAAGAAGTTTTTTTAGAAATGGGGTATTAA
- the carA gene encoding glutamine-hydrolyzing carbamoyl-phosphate synthase small subunit translates to MKGFIKLNDSTIFEGEIISKKDFGQGEVVFNTSMTGYEESITDPSYAGEILVMTYPLIGNYGVNLEHLQSKRPTIKGLIVKDYCQFPSHHTSQYSLLDYLDQYDVPVLNKVDTRALTKKLRTEGSMYGVIATQDYSLEVSTSTENLLDCVSTKEIYRIQGNGPKIALIDLGVKKNIVNQLKSKGYDLYVFPYNSTKSDVDKIQPDLVLFSNGPGDPKMAKEAILLAKGFIGEKPLFGICLGHQIISLALGFNTVKMKFGHRGTNHPVKNLLNNKCYITSQNHGYMVEKESVKNKDLIITYINLNDHSIEGIMHKKYPIFTVQFHPESGPGVHDTTFIFKKIKDSIYGN, encoded by the coding sequence ATGAAAGGATTTATAAAGTTAAACGATTCTACCATTTTTGAAGGAGAAATTATAAGTAAAAAAGATTTTGGACAAGGCGAAGTTGTCTTTAACACGTCTATGACTGGATACGAGGAATCAATAACGGATCCTTCGTATGCAGGAGAAATACTGGTAATGACCTATCCATTGATCGGAAATTATGGTGTAAATTTGGAGCATTTACAGTCAAAAAGACCCACCATCAAAGGTTTGATAGTTAAAGATTACTGTCAATTTCCCTCTCATCACACATCTCAGTATTCACTTTTAGATTATTTAGACCAATATGATGTTCCAGTTTTAAATAAAGTGGATACAAGGGCCCTTACGAAAAAGTTAAGGACAGAAGGAAGTATGTATGGTGTAATAGCCACCCAAGACTATTCTTTGGAAGTTTCAACTTCCACGGAGAACTTACTTGATTGCGTTTCAACAAAGGAAATTTATAGAATTCAAGGGAACGGTCCAAAGATAGCCTTAATAGACTTGGGAGTTAAGAAAAATATAGTAAACCAGCTCAAATCTAAAGGATACGATCTTTACGTTTTTCCATATAACAGTACTAAAAGTGATGTAGATAAGATTCAACCAGATTTAGTATTATTCTCCAATGGTCCCGGTGATCCAAAAATGGCAAAAGAAGCAATACTTTTAGCTAAGGGGTTTATAGGTGAGAAACCACTTTTTGGGATTTGTTTGGGTCATCAAATAATATCTTTGGCGTTGGGTTTTAATACTGTAAAAATGAAATTTGGTCATAGAGGTACCAACCATCCTGTGAAGAATTTATTGAATAATAAATGTTATATCACTTCTCAAAACCACGGTTATATGGTTGAAAAAGAGTCAGTGAAAAACAAAGATCTAATAATCACCTACATCAATTTAAACGATCATAGTATCGAGGGAATTATGCACAAGAAGTATCCCATTTTTACCGTTCAATTTCATCCAGAAAGTGGGCCTGGGGTTCACGATACAACATTTATTTTTAAAAAAATCAAAGATTCAATCTATGGAAACTAA
- the carB gene encoding carbamoyl-phosphate synthase (glutamine-hydrolyzing) large subunit codes for MPKKREIRSVLVIGSGPIIIGQAAEFDYSGTQACKSLKEEGCKVILVNNNPATIMTDTEIADVVYMENLEMDTLISIIEKEKPDGILGTLGGQTGLNLIIRLKDSGIIDKYDIQELGTSVESIKIAESRELFKRKMQEIEEPIAESLTVSTVSEALNFANKVGYPLIIRPAYTLGGTGGGFAYTEQELIEFVENGLKKSMMREVLIERSLLGWKEIEYELVRDSFDNCITVCNMENFDPVGIHTGDSIVVAPSQTLTDQEHQMLRDSSLKIVKALKIEGACNIQFALNPSNKEYRVIEVNPRLSRSSALASKATGYPIAKIATKIALGFSLDEIKNPVTGKTTAFFEPSLDYVVTKIPRWPFDKFYQVDKKIGTQMKSTGETMALGRTFESSLLKAVRSLDMKIKGLRIKEVQKESNEELVEHLRIPNEKRLFHIAEALRRGYEVLDIHKLTNIDNWFLEKIKNIVDFENIISTSQLNYDLLLKAKVLGFSDQEISELKGIQENEVRELRKSYGIIPSYKMVDTCAAEFDSVTQYLYSTYGEEDEIEVHNIIKKVIVIGGGPIRIGQGVEFDYCTVKALLALKEKGIKSIIINNNPETVSTDFDTGDRLYFEPLTQEDVLNIIEKEEPMGTMIMFGGQTALNLSEELERQGIRILGTSYEGIDLCEDRKRFSILLKKLGINQPRGGYATSFDEAREIAKRIGFPLLVRPSYVIGGQSIEKVNSVDELFEYLSHALDLSPLRPVLIDEYIEGIEVEVDAVSDAEDVLIPGIIEHIEKAGIHSGDSFALFPAKSLSELEEKEIVRCVEKISKAVNVKGLINIQFIVKEGKVYVIEVNPRASRTVPIISKVTGIPMIKLAVEIALGNNLKELGYYEPFYPKVPYTVVKAPIFSLEKLPGVEVALGAEMKSTGETLGIDFDYHNALYKAFKSAHLDVPSTGKVLLSFPEKVVSWSKSFVKYLQSCGYELWGTSGTAEAFKLMDIKIKEIDHEKSLELVKKRYFSMVINLPSKGKNVSNFGFKLRRTCLENSIPLFTALETAHKSIEATKNSRMTKNNVQSLNEYVDCYHNLQISKKR; via the coding sequence ATGCCAAAAAAACGCGAAATAAGAAGTGTTTTAGTTATAGGTTCTGGACCAATAATAATAGGTCAAGCTGCAGAATTCGATTATTCAGGAACCCAAGCTTGTAAATCTTTAAAAGAAGAAGGATGTAAAGTAATATTGGTAAACAACAATCCTGCAACTATTATGACTGATACAGAAATAGCAGATGTAGTTTATATGGAAAACCTCGAAATGGATACTTTAATTTCCATTATAGAGAAAGAAAAACCCGATGGGATTTTAGGAACACTGGGAGGCCAAACAGGCTTAAATCTAATTATCAGACTTAAAGATAGTGGAATTATCGATAAGTACGATATTCAAGAATTGGGAACGTCAGTTGAATCCATAAAAATAGCAGAAAGTAGAGAATTATTTAAAAGAAAAATGCAAGAAATTGAAGAACCTATCGCTGAAAGCCTCACTGTGTCAACAGTATCCGAAGCCCTAAATTTTGCTAACAAAGTTGGGTATCCCTTGATAATCAGGCCAGCATACACTTTAGGAGGAACAGGCGGTGGCTTTGCTTACACCGAACAAGAGTTAATAGAATTTGTGGAGAATGGACTGAAAAAGAGCATGATGAGAGAGGTTTTAATAGAAAGATCGTTATTGGGTTGGAAAGAGATCGAATATGAGTTGGTTAGAGATTCTTTTGATAATTGCATCACCGTATGTAATATGGAAAATTTTGACCCTGTTGGAATTCACACTGGGGATAGTATAGTTGTTGCCCCTTCTCAAACGTTGACAGATCAAGAACATCAAATGTTAAGGGATTCATCCCTTAAGATAGTAAAAGCTTTAAAGATTGAAGGTGCCTGCAATATTCAGTTTGCTCTTAATCCTTCTAACAAAGAATATCGAGTTATTGAAGTGAATCCTCGTTTGAGTAGATCCAGTGCTTTGGCATCCAAAGCAACGGGGTATCCTATCGCTAAAATTGCTACAAAAATTGCGTTAGGATTTTCTTTGGATGAGATAAAAAATCCAGTTACCGGAAAAACAACTGCCTTTTTTGAACCATCTTTAGATTATGTTGTAACAAAGATTCCACGATGGCCTTTTGATAAGTTTTATCAAGTTGATAAAAAAATAGGTACGCAAATGAAATCCACCGGGGAAACGATGGCACTTGGACGTACCTTTGAAAGTTCTTTATTAAAGGCAGTTCGCTCCCTTGATATGAAAATTAAAGGCTTGAGAATTAAAGAGGTGCAAAAAGAGAGTAATGAAGAATTAGTAGAACATTTACGCATCCCAAACGAAAAAAGATTATTTCATATTGCTGAAGCACTTAGAAGAGGTTATGAGGTTTTAGATATTCATAAATTAACTAATATAGATAACTGGTTTTTAGAAAAAATAAAGAACATCGTCGATTTCGAAAATATTATTAGTACCTCCCAATTAAATTATGACCTTTTACTTAAAGCAAAGGTTCTTGGCTTTTCAGATCAAGAAATATCTGAATTAAAAGGTATACAAGAAAATGAAGTGAGAGAATTGAGAAAATCCTACGGCATTATCCCATCATACAAGATGGTTGATACGTGTGCAGCGGAGTTTGATTCAGTAACACAATATCTCTACTCAACTTATGGTGAAGAGGACGAAATAGAGGTACACAACATCATAAAAAAAGTCATAGTTATAGGTGGAGGACCGATAAGAATTGGACAAGGGGTGGAGTTTGATTATTGTACAGTTAAAGCTCTATTGGCATTAAAAGAAAAAGGTATCAAATCAATCATCATAAACAATAATCCTGAAACCGTCAGTACAGATTTTGATACAGGTGATAGATTGTACTTCGAACCTCTTACTCAAGAAGATGTTTTGAATATCATAGAAAAAGAAGAACCAATGGGAACAATGATCATGTTTGGAGGGCAAACTGCTTTGAACCTAAGCGAAGAACTCGAAAGACAAGGGATCAGAATCTTGGGGACATCATATGAGGGTATTGATCTGTGTGAAGATAGAAAAAGATTTTCGATACTGTTGAAAAAGTTAGGGATCAACCAACCTCGTGGAGGGTACGCTACTTCATTTGATGAAGCTCGAGAAATTGCTAAACGTATAGGGTTTCCTCTTTTAGTTAGACCTTCATATGTAATAGGGGGACAATCTATAGAAAAGGTTAATTCCGTAGATGAATTATTTGAGTATTTATCACATGCTTTAGATTTATCACCACTTAGACCAGTGCTAATAGATGAATACATAGAAGGGATAGAAGTTGAAGTTGATGCTGTCTCTGATGCAGAAGACGTATTAATTCCTGGAATAATAGAACATATTGAAAAAGCTGGAATTCATTCAGGTGATAGTTTTGCTTTATTTCCTGCCAAAAGCTTGTCTGAATTAGAAGAGAAAGAAATTGTGAGATGCGTTGAAAAAATATCAAAAGCGGTGAACGTTAAAGGTTTAATAAACATTCAATTTATTGTTAAAGAGGGAAAAGTTTACGTTATTGAAGTTAATCCAAGGGCCTCTAGGACTGTCCCAATAATCAGTAAAGTAACAGGAATCCCTATGATAAAACTCGCGGTTGAAATTGCATTAGGTAATAACTTGAAAGAACTTGGCTATTATGAACCTTTTTATCCAAAAGTTCCATATACGGTGGTTAAAGCACCAATATTTTCCTTAGAGAAATTACCAGGTGTTGAAGTAGCATTAGGTGCTGAAATGAAATCCACAGGGGAAACGCTTGGCATCGATTTCGACTATCATAATGCGTTGTATAAGGCTTTTAAAAGCGCTCATTTGGATGTTCCTTCTACAGGTAAGGTACTGTTATCATTTCCCGAAAAAGTTGTGAGTTGGAGTAAAAGTTTTGTCAAATATCTTCAAAGCTGTGGATACGAATTGTGGGGAACTAGTGGGACAGCTGAAGCTTTCAAATTAATGGATATTAAAATAAAAGAGATAGATCATGAAAAATCATTAGAGTTAGTAAAAAAACGATATTTTTCAATGGTTATTAATTTACCTTCAAAAGGGAAGAACGTATCCAACTTTGGATTCAAGCTGAGAAGAACGTGCTTAGAAAATAGCATTCCGTTATTTACAGCATTGGAAACAGCTCACAAATCAATTGAAGCAACAAAGAATAGCAGAATGACGAAAAATAATGTACAGTCCTTGAACGAATATGTAGATTGTTATCATAATCTGCAAATATCAAAAAAGAGGTGA
- the argH gene encoding argininosuccinate lyase, translated as MKLWGGRFKEKIAEDMEIFNSSINVDIRLLPYDIEASLAHAKGLKKAKIITDEEFEQIERALREIKEEKFEEIPMVEDVHTLVEQMLVEKIGDVGKKIHTARSRNDQIATDERLYLRDEILKIIDLLEQLNSVLLELSKKYKNKVMPGYTHLQRAQPITFSHHLLSYVEMFRRDINRLEDSLKRVNVLILGSGALAGTSYDIDRMYVASLLGFKEVSLNSMDGVSDRDFIIEFLSIASLIMMHLSRFSEEIVIWSTQEFNFVELSDKYSTGSSIMPQKKNPDSSELIRGKTGRVYGNLFSLLTTMKGLPLAYNKDMQEDKEPMFDTVDTLKSCLKVFIGMLETMRVNEKKMEEAVKFGYLNATDLADYLVKKGIPFRTAHDIVGKLVVYAITKNVPLEELNIAEFRNFCQFIDEDVYEVLDVKNILKSRKTIGAARWEAEI; from the coding sequence ATGAAATTGTGGGGTGGTCGGTTTAAAGAAAAAATTGCAGAAGATATGGAAATTTTTAATTCATCGATAAATGTCGATATCAGATTATTGCCCTACGATATAGAAGCTTCTTTAGCCCATGCGAAAGGGTTGAAAAAGGCAAAAATAATTACTGACGAAGAGTTTGAACAAATCGAAAGGGCGTTAAGAGAAATAAAAGAAGAAAAGTTTGAAGAGATTCCAATGGTAGAAGATGTGCACACATTGGTAGAGCAAATGTTAGTTGAAAAGATAGGAGACGTTGGTAAAAAAATTCACACAGCAAGAAGTAGGAACGACCAAATAGCAACAGATGAAAGATTGTACTTACGAGATGAAATATTAAAAATTATAGATTTACTAGAACAATTGAATTCTGTTTTATTAGAACTTTCCAAAAAATACAAAAACAAAGTTATGCCCGGTTACACACATTTGCAAAGAGCTCAACCTATCACATTTTCCCATCATTTATTATCATACGTAGAGATGTTTAGAAGAGATATAAATCGCTTGGAAGATTCTCTGAAAAGAGTGAATGTATTAATTTTAGGTTCAGGCGCTTTAGCAGGAACATCATACGATATAGATAGAATGTATGTGGCATCGCTGTTAGGATTTAAAGAAGTTTCGCTAAATAGTATGGATGGAGTAAGCGACAGGGATTTCATCATTGAATTTTTGTCCATAGCTTCTCTAATAATGATGCATTTAAGTAGATTTTCGGAGGAAATCGTAATTTGGTCTACACAAGAGTTTAATTTTGTGGAATTGAGTGATAAATATTCTACGGGAAGTAGTATAATGCCACAAAAGAAAAATCCGGATTCTTCTGAATTAATAAGGGGTAAAACGGGTAGAGTATATGGAAATTTGTTTAGCCTTTTAACAACTATGAAAGGTTTGCCCCTAGCATATAACAAAGATATGCAAGAAGATAAAGAACCTATGTTTGATACTGTTGATACATTGAAAAGCTGTTTAAAGGTATTTATAGGTATGTTGGAAACCATGCGTGTGAATGAGAAAAAGATGGAAGAGGCGGTAAAATTTGGCTATTTAAATGCAACGGATCTAGCAGATTATCTGGTCAAAAAAGGAATCCCTTTTAGAACAGCTCATGATATAGTTGGAAAATTAGTTGTATATGCTATAACAAAAAATGTCCCTTTAGAAGAGCTGAATATAGCAGAATTTAGAAACTTTTGTCAGTTTATAGATGAAGATGTCTATGAAGTTTTAGATGTAAAGAATATTCTAAAAAGCCGTAAAACAATTGGGGCAGCACGATGGGAGGCAGAAATATGA
- a CDS encoding argininosuccinate synthase, with amino-acid sequence MKTGEKVVLAYSGGLDTSVIIPWLKEKYDCEIIAVCIDVGQGEETHAIKKKAISSGASKVYVEDVVEEFVTDYIYPTLKAGAIYEGKYLLGTSFARPLMAKKLVEIAHQEGANVIAHGCTGKGNDQVRFEVSIKALDPSIKIIAPWRIWEIKSREEEITYALKKGIPISITKEKIYSVDKNIWHISHEGGNLENPWNEPKPELFDMVTPPEKAPDVAEYVSIEFEKGIPVKINGEELSPVELIKKANEIASIYGVGIADIVENRLVGMKSRGVYETPGGTLLYTAHKELESLVLDKETLRFKDIVAQKYADLVYNGLWFSQLKESLDAFVDETQKVVTGVVKLKLYKGNIIIAGLSSPYSLYNEELATFGEDKIYDQKDAEGFINLFGLPLKMRAYQMKHFVENQKYNKTTVGGEQ; translated from the coding sequence ATGAAAACCGGGGAAAAGGTAGTGTTAGCATATTCAGGAGGGTTAGATACATCTGTAATCATACCATGGTTAAAAGAAAAGTATGATTGTGAAATTATTGCAGTATGTATTGATGTTGGTCAAGGAGAAGAAACTCATGCTATCAAGAAAAAAGCTATTTCGAGTGGTGCAAGTAAGGTTTATGTAGAAGATGTTGTGGAAGAATTTGTAACCGATTATATTTATCCAACCTTAAAAGCTGGAGCAATATATGAAGGTAAATACTTGTTAGGAACATCCTTTGCAAGACCTCTAATGGCAAAAAAATTGGTTGAGATTGCTCACCAAGAAGGTGCAAATGTTATTGCCCATGGTTGCACGGGTAAAGGTAACGATCAAGTAAGATTTGAGGTATCTATCAAAGCATTAGATCCTTCTATTAAAATTATTGCTCCTTGGAGAATATGGGAAATTAAGTCTAGGGAGGAAGAAATCACCTACGCCCTAAAAAAGGGAATTCCAATATCTATAACCAAAGAAAAAATATACAGTGTAGATAAAAATATATGGCATATAAGCCATGAAGGAGGAAATTTAGAGAATCCTTGGAACGAACCAAAACCTGAGTTATTCGATATGGTTACTCCACCTGAAAAAGCACCCGATGTTGCTGAATATGTAAGCATAGAATTTGAAAAAGGAATTCCGGTAAAGATAAATGGAGAGGAACTTTCTCCAGTAGAATTAATCAAGAAAGCCAATGAAATCGCATCGATATATGGTGTAGGGATTGCAGATATTGTAGAAAATCGATTAGTTGGAATGAAATCAAGAGGGGTATATGAAACTCCAGGAGGGACATTACTCTATACGGCACACAAGGAACTAGAAAGCTTGGTACTTGACAAGGAAACGTTAAGATTCAAAGATATAGTAGCTCAAAAGTACGCGGATCTTGTTTATAATGGATTGTGGTTCTCTCAGTTGAAAGAAAGTTTAGATGCTTTTGTTGATGAAACGCAGAAGGTTGTTACCGGTGTTGTGAAATTGAAACTTTACAAAGGGAACATTATAATTGCAGGATTAAGTTCACCATATTCCTTATACAACGAAGAGTTAGCTACATTTGGAGAAGATAAGATTTATGACCAAAAGGATGCAGAAGGTTTTATAAATTTGTTTGGTCTACCTTTGAAGATGAGAGCTTATCAGATGAAGCATTTTGTTGAAAATCAAAAATATAACAAAACGACTGTAGGAGGAGAACAATGA
- the argB gene encoding acetylglutamate kinase, with protein MIKAEKFSDEISKAEVLVEALPYIKKFAGSIAVIKFGGNAMKDPQIKSMIAKDIVLMKYVGLNPVVVHGGGPDINKMLASLNIETKFVNGLRVTDEKVMEIVEMVLVGKVNKEITSLINKIGGNAVGLSGKDANLLLAEKDLSQGDLGYVGKLINVNKEVILNLTEKDYIPVIAPCAIGKDWKTYNVNADIAAGKIASSLKADKFVLLTDVEGILKNKEDEESVISRLSYSEAKDLLNSEFITGGMIPKLKCCIQALEDGVKRAHIIDGRISHALLLEIFTDKGVGTMIAKEVYDNDNL; from the coding sequence ATGATAAAAGCTGAAAAGTTTTCCGATGAGATATCTAAAGCGGAAGTTTTGGTCGAAGCGTTACCTTACATAAAAAAATTTGCTGGAAGTATAGCTGTTATCAAGTTTGGTGGTAATGCCATGAAAGATCCACAAATTAAATCGATGATCGCAAAAGATATCGTACTTATGAAATATGTTGGGCTAAATCCTGTTGTCGTTCATGGTGGAGGGCCAGATATCAATAAAATGCTTGCGAGTTTGAATATAGAAACAAAATTTGTAAACGGATTAAGGGTAACTGATGAAAAAGTTATGGAAATAGTAGAGATGGTGTTGGTTGGTAAGGTAAATAAAGAGATTACATCGTTGATAAATAAAATAGGGGGAAATGCTGTTGGATTGAGTGGGAAAGATGCAAATTTATTGTTGGCAGAAAAAGATTTGTCCCAAGGGGATTTGGGTTATGTTGGTAAGTTAATAAATGTAAATAAGGAAGTAATCTTGAATTTAACTGAAAAAGATTATATCCCAGTAATCGCTCCTTGTGCCATTGGGAAAGATTGGAAAACTTATAACGTTAATGCCGATATAGCGGCAGGTAAGATCGCTTCCTCTTTGAAGGCGGATAAATTTGTTTTATTGACAGATGTAGAAGGTATTTTGAAAAACAAAGAAGATGAAGAAAGTGTGATTTCAAGATTGTCATACAGCGAAGCAAAGGATTTATTGAATTCTGAATTCATAACTGGTGGAATGATTCCCAAGTTAAAATGTTGCATCCAAGCGTTAGAAGATGGAGTTAAAAGGGCGCATATAATAGATGGAAGAATTTCCCATGCTTTACTTTTAGAAATATTCACAGACAAAGGTGTGGGAACTATGATAGCGAAGGAGGTTTACGATAATGACAATCTCTGA
- the argJ gene encoding bifunctional glutamate N-acetyltransferase/amino-acid acetyltransferase ArgJ encodes MVLPLGFKVWGIHCGIKKLKKDLGLIYSEKKANASAVFTTNKVKAAPVILSMKNIKDNEIQAVIVNSGNANACTGEKGYSDAISMAEKTAQILNLQSEDVFVSSTGVIGVPLPIEKILNGIESFSKNTDLSAEDLLSFAESIMTTDTFPKINSTQVVIGGKKITITGIAKGSGMIHPNMATMLSFILTDANITKSALNKALKHSVDDSFNMITVDGDTSTNDTVLILANKQAKNEEITEFSHDYKLFQKALYEVVENLAKKIVIDGEGATKFLEVQVKNSKTKEDAKLISRSIAKSNLVKTAIHGEDANWGRVLAAAGYSGGNFDPDKVDVWFQSCVGKIQLCQDGHFIEFNEIKAKEILGEKELKIILDLKDGEECATSWGCDLTSKYVEINGGYRT; translated from the coding sequence AGCTCAAAAAAGATTTAGGACTGATATACTCAGAAAAAAAGGCTAATGCCTCGGCTGTTTTTACAACGAACAAAGTTAAAGCGGCTCCAGTTATTTTGAGTATGAAGAACATTAAGGATAACGAAATACAGGCTGTCATTGTGAATAGTGGTAACGCCAACGCTTGCACTGGTGAAAAAGGATATTCAGATGCAATAAGTATGGCAGAAAAGACCGCTCAGATATTAAATTTACAATCAGAAGATGTATTTGTCAGTTCAACGGGAGTTATAGGGGTTCCATTACCAATTGAAAAAATTTTAAACGGCATAGAATCATTTTCAAAAAATACTGATTTATCAGCTGAAGATCTTTTAAGTTTTGCCGAATCAATAATGACTACAGATACCTTTCCAAAAATTAATTCTACTCAAGTAGTGATTGGAGGTAAAAAGATTACAATAACTGGGATTGCCAAAGGTTCAGGCATGATTCATCCCAACATGGCTACAATGCTATCTTTCATATTGACAGACGCAAACATTACTAAATCAGCTTTAAATAAAGCCCTAAAGCACTCTGTAGATGATTCTTTCAATATGATAACGGTTGATGGTGACACGAGTACCAACGATACGGTTCTTATTTTGGCTAATAAGCAAGCAAAGAACGAGGAAATTACTGAATTTTCTCACGATTACAAATTATTTCAGAAAGCACTTTATGAAGTAGTTGAAAATTTGGCAAAAAAAATTGTGATAGATGGAGAAGGGGCTACTAAATTTTTAGAGGTACAAGTAAAAAACTCAAAGACGAAAGAAGATGCTAAATTGATCTCTAGGTCCATAGCCAAGTCTAATCTAGTCAAAACAGCAATTCATGGAGAGGATGCTAATTGGGGAAGGGTGTTAGCGGCCGCTGGTTATTCAGGGGGAAACTTTGATCCCGATAAGGTAGATGTCTGGTTTCAAAGTTGCGTGGGAAAGATTCAACTTTGTCAAGATGGCCATTTTATTGAGTTTAACGAAATTAAAGCAAAAGAAATTTTAGGTGAGAAAGAATTGAAAATTATTTTAGATTTAAAAGATGGTGAAGAGTGTGCTACATCTTGGGGCTGTGATCTTACTTCCAAATATGTAGAAATAAATGGAGGGTACAGAACATGA